One window of the Thermodesulfomicrobium sp. WS genome contains the following:
- a CDS encoding lipoprotein-releasing ABC transporter permease subunit, whose product MSALFSRLGFETFVAVRYLVAKRQQTFISVISVVSVAGVALGVAALIVVLGVMNGFGTNLRQKILGLNAHMLVLSADGLVEDYQPLVHKATHVPGVVGATPFLYAEAMISSPTGGVKGVVVRGIDPATAGTVLSVERDMMTGSLAGLSQRTPHPGIVLGKELAARLGVGLGSTVQVLAPSGKRSVAGFTPKIVSFTVAGIFASGLYEYDSSLVFVAIPQAQALLGLESDAVTGLELKVADINSVEGLAPHVAQSLGGAPLYVRHWIEMNQSLFAALKLEKTAMAVILVMIVLVGSFSIVTTLVMMVMEKTKDIAVLMAMGATRTQIRRIFVIQGLIIGCIGTTLGFALGLGVCGLLSRYQFIKLPADVYYLDHLPVELQALDLTAIGVCAMLLCFLATLHPSRQAARLNPTEALRHE is encoded by the coding sequence GTGTCCGCCCTCTTTTCGCGCCTCGGTTTCGAAACCTTCGTGGCCGTGCGCTACCTCGTGGCCAAGCGCCAGCAGACGTTCATCTCGGTCATCTCGGTGGTGTCCGTGGCAGGGGTCGCCCTGGGCGTCGCTGCCCTCATCGTGGTGCTTGGGGTGATGAACGGCTTTGGCACCAACCTGCGGCAGAAGATCCTCGGGCTCAACGCCCACATGCTCGTGCTCTCCGCCGACGGTCTCGTGGAAGACTACCAGCCGTTGGTCCACAAGGCGACGCACGTGCCCGGCGTGGTAGGGGCAACGCCCTTTCTCTACGCCGAGGCCATGATTTCCAGCCCCACCGGCGGCGTCAAAGGCGTGGTGGTCCGTGGCATCGACCCCGCCACCGCGGGCACGGTGCTCTCCGTGGAGCGGGACATGATGACCGGCAGCCTTGCCGGTCTCTCCCAGCGCACCCCGCACCCGGGCATCGTCCTCGGCAAGGAACTGGCCGCCCGGCTCGGCGTCGGCCTCGGCAGTACGGTGCAGGTGCTCGCGCCCAGCGGCAAGCGCTCCGTGGCGGGGTTCACCCCCAAGATCGTCTCCTTCACCGTGGCCGGGATCTTCGCCTCAGGCCTTTACGAGTACGACTCCTCCCTGGTGTTCGTGGCCATCCCACAAGCCCAGGCCCTCCTGGGGCTGGAGAGCGACGCCGTCACCGGGCTCGAACTCAAGGTGGCGGACATCAACAGCGTGGAGGGCCTTGCCCCCCATGTGGCGCAATCCCTGGGCGGCGCACCATTGTACGTCCGCCATTGGATCGAAATGAATCAGAGCCTTTTTGCCGCCCTGAAGCTGGAAAAGACGGCCATGGCGGTGATCCTCGTCATGATCGTGCTCGTCGGCTCCTTTTCCATCGTCACCACCTTGGTGATGATGGTCATGGAAAAGACCAAGGACATCGCCGTGCTCATGGCCATGGGCGCTACCCGAACGCAGATTCGCCGCATCTTCGTCATCCAAGGGCTCATCATCGGCTGCATCGGCACGACCCTGGGCTTTGCCCTGGGCCTTGGCGTATGCGGCCTGCTGTCCCGGTACCAGTTCATCAAGCTCCCTGCCGACGTCTACTACCTCGATCATCTCCCGGTGGAGCTCCAGGCCCTGGATCTCACCGCCATTGGGGTGTGCGCCATGCTGCTCTGCTTTCTGGCCACGCTGCACCCCTCGCGACAGGCCGCCCGCCTCAATCCCACGGAGGCCTTGCGCCATGAGTGA